Proteins from a genomic interval of Novipirellula aureliae:
- a CDS encoding alginate lyase family protein: MQDIKTFFSWLDLDRKGLEAVKAEVERNNDDAAAEALLAYFRTRDNVTYYDGWEKPKPGTPFDTTKADAICRNHLVHVDLPEDIDWHADPHGDPEWTYCLNRHEFLTELGRAYWYTGDEKYTQAWKRILGDWIVKNPMPDMEWMLHVDGEVSRPHFMKQGTWRPLTIGIRMYTSYVPCFYHFLDSPELTPKFLVTMLTSMVEHARHTRLYYTRHKSYFNVSPNWGLMESNGLAHMGILFPEFKEALDWKAEAMSRFEEQIRMQICEEGMQVERASGYHLVCTFCFTQILDLALRNQVRVSDTYMANAEKMIDFVVSIMKPHGVYPMLKDADESDVFGERASGGLWEDINNLNMLEDHNDLRWVLKAGARLFHRPDMLWIATHGEQGEKPTLGSLAMPDSGFAVMRSGWDHDDLYCVYTCGELGVMDQSCVHGNADALSVDISGHGETLLIDPGRYLYEGPWRVWFKSTAAHNSITVDGQDSSELADEWMFKTKAKSTLRCFSSTEKFDYVDGSHDGFERLGDPVTHRRRVVFVKPHFWLVVDELTAKAQHQYDQYWHFGPEAQVTEGKDLSVTAIYQNEVGILVKPVRTDGLSLTHHRGSEDPIQGWVSYDYAVKVPAPALQYRRTAGQTTLATLLVPFQAGDVEVTAKSVGENHFEVANRHSTFVILLGDGTPQTIGDFEFDAEMLCAEFDADGKLADCSAAKASLIKYQGQTILDATVRHKVDRSNTLS, translated from the coding sequence ATGCAAGATATTAAAACGTTCTTTAGCTGGCTGGACCTGGACCGCAAAGGGCTCGAAGCGGTTAAGGCTGAGGTCGAGCGAAACAACGATGATGCGGCTGCCGAGGCCTTGTTGGCGTATTTTCGTACTCGCGACAACGTAACGTATTATGATGGCTGGGAAAAACCGAAGCCCGGTACTCCCTTTGACACCACCAAAGCGGACGCCATCTGCCGTAACCATCTGGTGCATGTGGATCTCCCTGAAGACATCGATTGGCACGCGGATCCGCATGGCGATCCGGAATGGACCTATTGTCTGAACCGTCATGAATTCCTGACGGAGCTTGGTCGCGCCTATTGGTATACGGGAGATGAAAAATACACCCAGGCCTGGAAGCGAATTCTAGGCGACTGGATCGTGAAGAATCCGATGCCCGACATGGAGTGGATGCTGCATGTCGATGGCGAGGTAAGTCGCCCACATTTCATGAAGCAAGGAACCTGGCGTCCGCTGACGATCGGCATCCGTATGTATACCTCCTATGTACCTTGCTTCTATCACTTCCTCGATTCTCCCGAGTTAACGCCGAAGTTCTTGGTTACCATGTTGACCAGTATGGTCGAGCATGCCCGCCATACGCGTCTCTACTACACGCGTCACAAGAGCTACTTCAATGTGTCGCCCAACTGGGGGCTGATGGAATCGAATGGTCTCGCTCACATGGGCATTCTCTTTCCAGAATTCAAAGAGGCCCTTGACTGGAAGGCCGAGGCCATGAGTCGCTTTGAAGAACAGATTCGCATGCAAATTTGTGAGGAAGGCATGCAGGTCGAACGCGCTTCGGGCTACCATTTGGTTTGCACATTCTGTTTTACGCAAATTTTAGATTTGGCTCTCCGTAATCAGGTGCGCGTCAGTGATACCTACATGGCAAACGCTGAAAAGATGATTGACTTTGTGGTCAGCATCATGAAACCGCACGGCGTCTATCCCATGCTGAAAGATGCCGACGAGAGCGATGTCTTTGGTGAACGCGCCTCCGGTGGTTTGTGGGAAGACATCAATAATCTGAACATGCTCGAAGACCACAATGATTTGCGTTGGGTCCTGAAGGCTGGGGCACGCTTGTTTCATCGACCGGATATGCTTTGGATTGCAACCCATGGCGAGCAAGGCGAAAAGCCAACCCTCGGATCTTTGGCAATGCCGGATTCGGGTTTTGCGGTCATGCGCAGCGGTTGGGACCACGATGATCTCTACTGCGTTTACACCTGTGGTGAACTGGGGGTGATGGATCAGAGCTGTGTGCACGGAAATGCCGATGCCTTGAGTGTCGACATTTCGGGCCACGGCGAGACCCTGCTGATAGATCCAGGTCGCTATCTCTACGAAGGTCCTTGGCGCGTTTGGTTCAAGTCAACCGCTGCTCATAATAGTATCACCGTCGATGGCCAGGATTCTTCCGAATTGGCTGATGAGTGGATGTTCAAGACCAAAGCCAAGAGCACGCTACGCTGCTTCTCAAGCACCGAAAAGTTTGACTATGTCGACGGGTCCCACGACGGCTTTGAGCGTTTAGGTGATCCGGTAACGCATCGTCGTAGGGTCGTCTTCGTGAAGCCCCATTTTTGGCTGGTCGTGGATGAGCTGACCGCTAAGGCCCAACATCAGTACGACCAGTATTGGCATTTTGGTCCCGAGGCTCAGGTTACCGAGGGCAAGGACTTGAGTGTGACTGCGATCTATCAGAACGAGGTTGGTATCCTGGTCAAGCCAGTGCGAACCGACGGCTTGTCTTTGACGCATCACCGCGGTAGTGAAGATCCCATTCAAGGCTGGGTTTCCTATGACTATGCCGTCAAGGTTCCGGCTCCGGCCCTACAGTACCGACGGACCGCGGGCCAGACAACCTTGGCCACACTGCTGGTTCCCTTTCAGGCAGGTGATGTTGAAGTCACGGCCAAGTCAGTTGGCGAAAATCACTTTGAGGTGGCGAATCGCCATTCGACCTTCGTCATCCTCTTGGGTGACGGAACGCCGCAAACCATTGGCGACTTTGAATTCGATGCCGAGATGCTCTGTGCCGAGTTTGATGCGGATGGCAAATTAGCTGATTGCAGTGCTGCCAAGGCCAGTCTCATTAAGTATCAGGGGCAAACAATACTCGACGCCACGGTTCGACACAAAGTCGATCGTTCGAACACCTTAAGCTAA
- a CDS encoding glycoside hydrolase family 3 protein — translation MYDNNKDPKKREAFINDLLSKMSLDQKVGQCFTIHWGGSMVTPYVMEAVERLHIGGIRVTPFGQNSRRGQHYHQSLNYDYDYPKDYKKIKQNLFIPGPAVYVSPEQYAERLNQLQALAANRNPGVPLHVSIDQEGDISRDFSFAGINLFPSAMGLTSTGDPQLVYEACKAVALQLSAIGVTNLHSPVLDVNINPNNPEINIRAYGDDPDIIAEYALASIKGYMDGGLVPTAKHFPGRGDSDIDAHYAVPNVPGDWDRLDAVELRPYRALIEGGLPSVMLAHTTVPAADPSMQISTVSPEIVTGLLRERLGFEGVITTDSITMGALMEKYGVAKSCALALKAGCDLILNKVEDEFRDQAWIETKRFVEDGEISEEQLNASVKRVLTMKYNLGQFDKMGQVDAAQAGAPIRDQRLIKLSTTVAEKCCTLLRDTESLLPLRPEQTVMVIEQQVLDGYSGFDVFCNNKCFNQAMVEQSKNIYCVDTKFKATQEDTDFLMNYVDEVDVIVATNYYWRLCPANNTALIRQLIAKGKKVIVVTNCPYELGAVPEAVTVICNYSVTPESLKAAARMIYGKLDSQGTWMLKHYAKPTEANMESTYEIKGGITDSGDNEIDQVVF, via the coding sequence TTGTACGACAATAACAAAGACCCAAAGAAACGTGAGGCATTTATCAATGACCTCCTATCGAAGATGAGCCTGGACCAAAAGGTCGGCCAATGCTTTACGATTCACTGGGGTGGCTCCATGGTCACTCCCTATGTCATGGAGGCGGTGGAACGGCTGCATATTGGCGGTATCCGTGTCACTCCGTTTGGCCAGAACTCTCGTCGTGGTCAACATTACCACCAGAGTTTGAATTATGACTATGACTATCCCAAGGATTACAAAAAGATCAAGCAGAATCTGTTCATTCCTGGTCCTGCTGTTTATGTCTCACCCGAGCAGTATGCAGAGCGTCTGAATCAGTTGCAAGCGTTGGCCGCCAACCGTAATCCGGGTGTACCTTTGCATGTGTCCATTGATCAAGAGGGCGATATCAGCCGCGACTTTAGTTTCGCCGGAATCAACCTCTTTCCCTCCGCGATGGGTTTGACCTCCACCGGCGATCCTCAATTGGTCTATGAAGCGTGCAAGGCCGTGGCTTTGCAGCTTAGTGCCATTGGCGTCACCAACCTGCACTCACCCGTGCTGGATGTCAACATAAACCCCAACAACCCCGAGATTAACATTCGTGCGTACGGTGATGATCCCGACATCATTGCTGAATACGCCTTGGCCTCAATCAAGGGTTATATGGATGGTGGACTCGTTCCTACCGCCAAGCACTTCCCCGGTCGCGGTGACTCTGATATCGACGCGCACTATGCCGTCCCCAATGTACCGGGTGACTGGGATCGTCTTGACGCTGTGGAACTCAGACCCTATCGCGCTTTGATCGAAGGTGGCCTGCCCAGTGTCATGCTGGCTCATACCACGGTACCTGCTGCTGATCCCAGTATGCAGATTTCAACCGTCTCTCCGGAAATCGTTACCGGTCTTTTGCGTGAGCGTTTGGGCTTCGAAGGTGTGATCACCACCGACAGTATCACGATGGGTGCCCTGATGGAAAAATACGGCGTGGCCAAGTCGTGTGCTCTGGCCTTGAAGGCGGGTTGCGACCTGATCCTCAACAAGGTCGAAGACGAATTCCGCGATCAAGCTTGGATCGAAACCAAACGCTTCGTCGAAGATGGCGAGATCTCTGAAGAGCAGCTCAATGCTTCCGTCAAACGCGTACTCACCATGAAGTACAATCTTGGTCAGTTCGATAAAATGGGGCAAGTCGATGCGGCACAAGCCGGTGCTCCGATCCGTGACCAGCGACTCATCAAACTGTCCACGACCGTGGCAGAGAAGTGCTGCACCTTGCTACGTGATACGGAGAGTTTGCTACCGCTCAGGCCTGAGCAGACCGTCATGGTCATCGAGCAACAGGTGCTGGACGGTTACAGTGGATTCGACGTTTTCTGCAACAACAAATGCTTTAACCAAGCCATGGTTGAGCAGTCCAAGAACATCTACTGCGTCGACACCAAGTTCAAGGCAACTCAGGAAGATACTGATTTCCTCATGAACTATGTGGATGAAGTGGACGTGATCGTTGCCACCAACTACTACTGGCGTCTATGCCCGGCCAACAACACCGCGCTGATTCGGCAACTCATCGCCAAGGGCAAAAAAGTCATTGTCGTGACCAACTGTCCTTACGAGTTGGGTGCGGTGCCTGAGGCTGTGACCGTGATTTGCAACTACTCCGTAACGCCAGAGAGTCTGAAGGCTGCGGCCCGCATGATCTACGGCAAGCTGGACTCCCAAGGCACGTGGATGCTTAAGCACTACGCGAAGCCCACCGAGGCCAACATGGAGTCGACTTACGAGATCAAAGGTGGCATCACCGACTCGGGTGACAATGAGATCGACCAAGTCGTGTTCTGA
- a CDS encoding sugar phosphate isomerase/epimerase family protein, with translation MIQYARAARLKTIEWHGLNHVVHGDVKAARRIGEATVEAGLGVAAYGSYYVLGESERRGLSFSDVLLSAKALGARMVRVWAGNRSPDEASTRFREQISDEARRIADLAAEAGIQLVFEFHQGSLTQTGESCAALMEAVDHCNARAYWQPAPELDVNQNLDQLRCVLPWLVGLHVFHWKPTDLDRHPLAQGELEWARYLDFAGQHHDSLDVLLEFVKGDSVEQFHKDAATLHRLLAHRTIV, from the coding sequence GTGATCCAATACGCGCGGGCCGCCCGGCTCAAGACGATCGAGTGGCACGGCCTCAACCATGTCGTGCATGGCGACGTGAAGGCCGCTCGCCGCATTGGCGAGGCCACCGTGGAGGCTGGTCTAGGTGTCGCTGCATACGGCTCGTACTACGTTCTCGGGGAAAGCGAACGTCGGGGACTTTCGTTTTCCGATGTACTGCTTTCTGCGAAGGCCTTGGGGGCTCGTATGGTTCGGGTCTGGGCTGGAAACCGCAGCCCGGATGAGGCGTCGACCCGATTCCGAGAACAAATTTCGGACGAAGCAAGGCGTATCGCTGACTTGGCGGCGGAAGCGGGAATTCAACTGGTTTTTGAATTCCATCAGGGGTCACTGACGCAAACCGGCGAGTCCTGTGCGGCTCTCATGGAAGCAGTGGATCACTGCAATGCGAGAGCCTATTGGCAGCCTGCCCCGGAGCTGGACGTGAACCAAAATCTGGATCAACTTCGCTGTGTCTTGCCATGGCTGGTTGGTCTGCATGTTTTCCACTGGAAACCCACGGACTTGGATCGGCATCCTCTGGCGCAAGGCGAGTTGGAGTGGGCTCGTTATTTGGATTTTGCCGGGCAGCACCATGATTCGCTCGACGTGTTACTGGAATTCGTAAAGGGAGACTCGGTTGAGCAGTTCCACAAGGATGCTGCGACCTTGCACCGGCTATTGGCACATAGGACTATTGTATGA
- a CDS encoding sodium:solute symporter family transporter: MTIYDYIVIGFYLVFMFMLGPIYKSFSKTSSDFFRGGGGMLWWVVGSSAFMTTFTAWAFTAGAAEAYKTGTLFLVIFVCNILSLVFCYFFVVAKYRQMRIITVMEGVRRRFGKTSEQILSWLLVVVKVLYGGAMLFSIGVFMSAVFNVPMHYMIIGLGTIITLMTVLGGSWSATAGDFVQMIVVVIITIIMGVLTLVEVGGVGAFLEIVPARHFDWTEFSRPSVLVIFIVTLFINQCIQMNSLLEGAARFIFVKDAPSAKKAVLVQMAGLILLPLIWIVPPMMAAVTHPNIAAEFPRLDDATQAAYVAMAIDLLPAGLFGLLVCGIFAATVTSLNSQLNVIGGSFVRNIYIQVIRPEASEKDQIKVGRLFMLTYGALWILLGLGFQQMEGLDLFNLLLLIAAATVLPLTAPLFLGIFFKKTPSWAGWSTMVAGFVPAVILGLFFQVEWFVQWVWQNPKMTTGDVIGMIWRTDDLSIREILNLKLALTTGVVAAVSTGWFFFSMLFYRKDEKPYVDDADKFFADMETPIQPEEAELGDHDNEARQYRVLGNLCFGYGLFILLLIFVPNPLSGRLIVFCCAAIVSAIGLVLKGLSKRASSNEHG; the protein is encoded by the coding sequence ATGACAATTTATGACTACATCGTGATCGGTTTTTATCTGGTTTTCATGTTCATGCTGGGGCCGATCTACAAGAGCTTCAGCAAGACATCGAGTGATTTTTTCCGTGGTGGGGGAGGAATGCTATGGTGGGTCGTGGGCAGTTCCGCATTTATGACAACGTTTACGGCCTGGGCCTTCACCGCCGGTGCTGCCGAGGCCTACAAAACCGGCACGCTTTTTTTGGTGATCTTCGTCTGCAATATATTATCTCTGGTTTTCTGCTATTTCTTCGTGGTAGCCAAGTACCGCCAAATGCGGATCATCACCGTTATGGAGGGGGTGCGCAGGCGTTTTGGCAAAACCAGTGAACAGATACTGAGCTGGCTGCTGGTGGTGGTTAAAGTTCTCTACGGTGGGGCCATGTTGTTTAGCATTGGCGTCTTTATGTCCGCCGTCTTCAACGTGCCCATGCATTACATGATTATTGGACTGGGGACGATCATTACCCTGATGACGGTCCTTGGCGGTTCCTGGTCTGCTACGGCTGGTGATTTTGTTCAGATGATTGTGGTGGTCATCATTACGATCATCATGGGTGTTCTGACACTCGTCGAGGTGGGTGGTGTTGGGGCGTTCCTAGAAATAGTTCCTGCCCGCCATTTCGATTGGACGGAATTTTCCAGACCGAGTGTGTTGGTAATCTTCATCGTCACGCTCTTTATCAATCAGTGCATCCAAATGAACAGTCTGCTCGAAGGGGCTGCACGTTTTATCTTTGTGAAAGATGCGCCTAGCGCCAAAAAGGCAGTCTTGGTACAAATGGCCGGCCTGATTCTCCTGCCCTTAATCTGGATCGTGCCCCCGATGATGGCAGCCGTCACGCATCCGAACATCGCCGCAGAGTTTCCCAGGTTAGACGATGCCACTCAAGCGGCCTATGTTGCCATGGCCATTGACCTACTGCCGGCGGGTCTGTTCGGACTGCTCGTCTGCGGCATCTTTGCCGCCACGGTGACGTCCTTGAACAGTCAATTGAATGTCATCGGTGGTAGCTTTGTCCGGAATATCTATATCCAAGTGATCCGTCCAGAAGCCTCAGAGAAAGATCAGATTAAGGTCGGCCGCCTCTTCATGCTGACTTACGGAGCGCTATGGATTCTATTGGGCCTTGGCTTCCAGCAGATGGAAGGGCTGGATCTGTTCAACCTACTGCTTTTGATAGCGGCCGCGACCGTTCTGCCGCTGACCGCGCCACTGTTTCTAGGGATCTTCTTCAAGAAGACTCCCTCGTGGGCGGGCTGGAGCACCATGGTCGCCGGTTTTGTGCCAGCGGTGATTTTGGGATTGTTTTTTCAAGTCGAATGGTTTGTCCAGTGGGTTTGGCAGAATCCTAAGATGACGACCGGTGACGTCATCGGAATGATCTGGCGGACCGATGATCTGAGTATTCGCGAAATTCTAAATCTGAAGCTTGCGCTGACCACCGGCGTGGTGGCTGCGGTGAGTACGGGATGGTTCTTCTTCTCCATGTTGTTCTACCGCAAGGACGAGAAACCCTACGTGGATGACGCTGATAAATTCTTCGCTGATATGGAAACCCCGATTCAGCCTGAAGAAGCGGAGCTCGGCGACCATGACAATGAAGCCCGCCAGTATCGAGTGTTGGGCAATCTCTGTTTCGGTTACGGTCTCTTTATTCTGCTCCTGATTTTTGTTCCCAATCCACTTTCCGGGCGGCTGATTGTCTTTTGCTGCGCAGCTATCGTTTCGGCAATTGGTCTTGTACTCAAAGGGCTCAGCAAGCGAGCGAGTTCGAATGAACACGGTTAA
- a CDS encoding alpha-L-fucosidase: MKMKRVHWMVAVMLMMPLMLHSNQISLADEPRLADEPTQADGPTQDERMDWWRDARFGMFVHWGLYAIPAGEHKGNRVRGNAEWIMDKLDIPVKEYEQFAGQFNPVKFDADEWVSIAKNAGMKYIVITTKHHDGFCLWDSEITDYDIMDASPFKRDILHELQNACEKEGIRLCFYHSIVDWHHPQAQAPLYPNYNAGQRDQTVSNPAFPQYYDGYLKPQVKELLTRYGDVGVMWFDGDWIPDYTREMARDMHDFIRETQPNTIINNRVDKGRKGMAGMNEEGNFLGDFGTPEKEIPDTGLDGADWESCLTMNNTWGFKRSDENWKSKEVLIQSLIEIVSKGGNLLLNVGPTAEGLIPAASVERLRDMGAWLAVNGEAIYAAKASPFNKPQWGRYTSKHGHVYAHVFDWPQDGRLPIDPSVKVQKAWLLAGPGDALEIEHGNGGDSIVVPEEAPDPIATVIKLVLVERE, from the coding sequence ATGAAAATGAAAAGAGTTCACTGGATGGTTGCAGTCATGCTGATGATGCCACTGATGCTTCATTCCAACCAGATATCCCTGGCGGATGAGCCACGCTTGGCGGATGAGCCTACTCAGGCGGATGGGCCTACTCAGGATGAAAGAATGGATTGGTGGCGCGACGCTCGATTCGGCATGTTCGTTCATTGGGGCTTGTATGCGATACCAGCGGGGGAACACAAAGGGAATCGGGTGAGAGGGAACGCTGAATGGATCATGGATAAACTGGATATTCCCGTAAAGGAATACGAACAGTTTGCCGGCCAGTTCAATCCTGTCAAGTTTGATGCTGATGAGTGGGTGTCCATCGCGAAAAACGCAGGCATGAAATACATTGTGATTACGACAAAACATCATGACGGTTTTTGTCTGTGGGATTCTGAAATTACCGACTATGACATCATGGATGCTTCGCCCTTCAAGCGTGATATCCTGCACGAATTGCAAAACGCGTGTGAAAAGGAGGGGATTCGGCTTTGTTTCTACCATTCGATTGTGGATTGGCATCACCCGCAGGCACAAGCGCCTCTCTATCCCAACTACAACGCCGGTCAGCGAGATCAAACGGTTTCCAATCCCGCATTTCCCCAGTACTACGATGGCTATCTGAAACCACAGGTAAAGGAACTACTGACCCGATATGGAGACGTGGGGGTCATGTGGTTTGATGGTGACTGGATCCCGGACTACACGCGTGAAATGGCCCGGGACATGCACGACTTCATTCGTGAGACGCAGCCAAACACGATTATCAACAACAGGGTAGACAAGGGCCGAAAAGGCATGGCGGGCATGAACGAAGAAGGGAACTTCCTTGGTGATTTTGGGACACCAGAAAAGGAAATCCCCGACACTGGCCTGGATGGAGCCGACTGGGAATCATGCCTGACAATGAACAATACATGGGGGTTCAAGCGATCCGATGAGAATTGGAAGAGTAAGGAGGTGCTCATCCAAAGCCTGATCGAGATCGTTTCGAAAGGCGGAAATCTGTTGCTCAACGTGGGGCCGACTGCCGAGGGACTGATCCCGGCCGCCAGTGTTGAAAGGCTGCGGGATATGGGGGCTTGGCTGGCCGTCAATGGAGAAGCCATCTACGCTGCTAAAGCGAGCCCGTTCAACAAACCGCAGTGGGGACGCTATACCTCAAAGCACGGTCACGTCTATGCACACGTCTTCGATTGGCCCCAGGACGGTCGGCTTCCGATCGACCCGAGTGTCAAGGTCCAGAAAGCTTGGTTGCTGGCAGGACCAGGTGACGCCCTCGAGATTGAGCATGGTAATGGTGGCGATTCAATCGTGGTTCCCGAAGAAGCGCCGGACCCAATCGCCACGGTGATTAAGCTGGTACTGGTTGAGAGAGAATAG
- a CDS encoding HAD family hydrolase, translating into MRQSTEKSRLTEFLPEHAFFVGVDSDGCVFDNMGIKQEECFCPAMIGYFGLQPVARAARQCKVFADLYSKTRGSNRHITIVRILEQLLPSHPIVTERGFIVPQFSHYCAWVKDPNSLLSIDGLREAADAATSDEAKRELRQALTWSLRVDELVAEIVKDIPPIPGVHECLARLQNQADIMVCSSTPMEALEREWGEHGLDDYVQLIASQEMGTKAEHLKLATQGKYEKDHVLMIGDAPGDGRAAQTVGALFYPIIPGHEMESWRRLHEEAIEKFLSQTYAGQYQQSLMDEFDACLPDHPPW; encoded by the coding sequence ATGCGGCAATCAACTGAAAAATCTCGATTAACAGAGTTCCTACCGGAGCATGCCTTTTTTGTTGGTGTGGATTCGGATGGCTGTGTGTTTGACAACATGGGCATCAAACAGGAGGAGTGTTTCTGCCCTGCGATGATTGGCTACTTTGGACTGCAACCCGTCGCTCGGGCGGCCCGTCAATGCAAGGTCTTTGCCGATCTGTACAGCAAGACACGCGGCTCGAACCGGCACATCACGATTGTTCGGATTCTTGAGCAGCTCCTGCCCTCCCATCCGATCGTGACGGAACGAGGATTCATCGTCCCTCAATTTTCGCATTATTGCGCTTGGGTCAAAGATCCCAACAGTCTGCTCAGTATTGATGGATTGCGTGAAGCTGCGGATGCGGCAACATCGGACGAAGCCAAACGCGAGTTGAGGCAAGCCTTAACTTGGAGTCTGCGCGTCGATGAATTGGTTGCCGAGATCGTCAAGGACATCCCGCCGATTCCCGGTGTCCATGAATGTCTAGCTCGCCTGCAAAACCAAGCGGACATCATGGTCTGTTCGAGCACCCCCATGGAGGCCCTTGAGCGAGAGTGGGGAGAGCACGGGCTCGACGACTATGTGCAGTTGATCGCCAGCCAGGAAATGGGAACCAAAGCTGAGCATCTGAAGCTGGCTACTCAAGGAAAGTACGAAAAGGATCATGTCTTGATGATCGGTGATGCCCCTGGGGATGGAAGAGCCGCACAGACCGTCGGGGCACTCTTTTATCCGATCATCCCCGGTCACGAGATGGAAAGTTGGCGCCGTTTGCATGAGGAGGCCATCGAGAAATTCTTGAGCCAAACGTACGCTGGACAGTACCAACAGAGTCTCATGGATGAGTTTGACGCCTGTTTACCTGATCATCCGCCCTGGTAG